Part of the Jeotgalibacillus haloalkalitolerans genome is shown below.
CCAGATTCGCCAATGCCCTTTCTCACGTGCACAGTGATTATGATAAAACACCGATTAACCGTTCATTTAAAGACAAATCCTTACCGCGAAAAGCAATTCAGGCCGGCGAACGCGTACCGGACCAGATTCTTTTTAATGAAGGAACCACAGATGAACGCCTTTACCCGCTCATTCAGCGGATCGGCTACGTCTGCCTGATTTATATTGACTGCTATGAGCAGGACCTGATTGACTATGCGTATGACTTCGCCCATGAAGCGAACCGGGCGTTTCCGGATATGCTGAAGGTCTATCTCGTTGCGCGTGGCGGCACTGTCATCACAGAGCGGGACGAGCTCCCGATTATCTACGACGTGCATCGCGACCTTGATCAGAACCTCGGGATGCAAAAGGGCAGCACGCTCTTCATCCGTCCGGATGGCCACGTCGGCTTCCATGATGGATCAGCTGATGTGAGGAAAGTGATGGCGAAGCTGAAGCGGTATTTTATTTAAATATTTAATGTTATGAAGAAGCCTTGCTTTTTGGGGGGCTTCTTTTTTTGTTTGGAAGTGTTTGGACGGATGGGGGGCTGGTTGGGCGGCGATTGGTACAAGATCGGAGTGAATAGCTACAAGTATCCGGGCGTATCGCTACAACTTCAGCCGAGATTGCTACAACTCCGGCAGAAACACCGACAACTGGCGTCAGCTGCCCTGCATGCCTTTAGGAAACAGATCTTTGGTTACTTAAGGGCATGAAGAGGATGGTTGAAACAACCGCAGTGTGTGAAAGGTCATGGTCGGCCGGCGATTGCTACAAGATTGGGGTGAATGGCGACAAGAATCCGGACGTATCGCTACACCTCCGGGCGTAATTGCTACAACTCTGGTGGAAACACCGACAAGCAGCACCGGCTGCCCCAAAAAACTTTTTTCAAAAAAAGTGATCCAAAACAAAACTCCTTACGTTAGCTGTTCAGAGAAACATAATACAGTTCAGAAAAGGAGACATATCATGACAAACAAAAAATTACTTAAACGAATCGCAGCACCCGTACTTGGACTATCATTAATCGCACCTACTACAGGGCTTGCAGCAGAGGAGCCAACGGCAATCACGCCGGCATCGGATCTCCGTTCAACATTGGATCAGTTACTTTCAGAGCATTATGTACTGGCAGTGAATGCGATGGTGAAGGATTACAACGATGCACCGGATGAAGAGCAGGCTTATGCAGCGCTTGAACAAAACGCATTAGATATGACACCGGCAATCGAATCAATCTACGGTGCAGAAGGTGCACAGCAGTTTGAAGATATTTTCGTTAATCATAACGATTACTCACCGGACTTTGTGGAAGCAGCAAAATCAGATGATGCTGATTTAAGAGCACAGGCAGAAGCGGAGGTTGAAGAATTTACACAGGAATTTGGCGGTTTCCTGGCGACAGCAACAGAAGGGAATCTTCCTGAAGAAGCGGCAGTAGAAGTACTTGTTGCACACGAACAGGATGTTATTAGCGCTTTTGACAGCTATGTAGAAGGTGACTATGAAGCTTACTTCACTCACTTCATGGAAGGCTATGACAGAATGTTTGATATCAGTAAAGCACTATCTGTCGCAATCGTAACGCAAATGCCGGATAACTTTGAAGGATCAAAAGCAGATGCACCGGCAGCTGACCTGAGATCTACTCTTAACAATCTTGCAGCTGAACACTTTGCACTTGCAGCAATGAGCATGCAAAAAGGTGTAAGTGGTGCTGAGGATTATGACTTTGCAACATGGGCTGAAGATATGCACACAGATGAATTCACTGCAGCAATCGGTTCAATCTATGGTGAAGAAGGCGCAGCACAGTTCAAGGAGCTTTGGACTGGAGAGCACATCAATGCTCAGGCTGACCTTGTAAGTGCAACAGTAGCAGGTGATGAAGAAGGAATTGCCGCAGCAAAGGAAAGTCTTTCAATGTTTACTGAAGAATTCGGTATGTTCCTTGCAACAGCAACTGAAGGAAATCTTCCTGAAGAAGCAGCAGTGTCATCATTGAAAACACATGAAGACCAGGTTGTAAAAACGTTTGAATCATATGTAGCAGAAGACTACCAGACAAGCACTGACACATTCCGTGAAGGCTATGCGTTCATGTTTGGTGTAGGTGAAGCACTTGGTGATGCAATTGTGAAACAGATGCCAGATCAGTTCGCTTCAGATATGCCGGCTGATATGCCTAACACAGGTCTTGGCGGAGCAGCAGAACAGCAGACACCAGCAGCAGTTTGGGTAGCAATTGCAACAGCAATGCTTGCAGCAGCAGGATTTGCTGTTAAGAAGAAAACAGCTAACCAGGAATAATAGTCTCACTGAATAGTTGGAAGAGCGGTCTGAACCGCTCTTCTCTATTCTTATAAATGGAGGAATGAAGCCATGAAGAAAAAGCTTTTTGTTCTTATAGCAGTAGTGATTCTGCTTAGTGTGGTCAGTTATCAGGCGATTGCAATGAACCAGTCAAAAGAAGAACCACAATCAGCTTCAACAGATGAAACGCAGGATCTGAAAGAAGAAATAGAAGAAGAAACGGCAAAGCAGACAAAGGCAGTTGCTCATAAAGGAGACGAGTTTGTTCTTCTTGACTCTTTAAAAAAACGTCAGACAGAGCTTGAAGAACAGCTAAAGATTCAAGAAGAGGGAATTAACCCTGCCCGTATTCAGATCCCAAGTCTTGATATCGATACAGGGGTCATTCCGGTCGGCCTGCTTGAAAATGGTGAAATGGAAGTGCCAGAGGAAACAGATGTAACCGGCTGGTATAACCGCGGCGTGCAGCCTGGTCAGACAGGGAACTCTGTCATTGCAGGTCACGTCGACAGTAAGGAAGGTCCTGCAATTTTCTTTTATTTAAAAGATATCGAGCCGGGTGCAGAAATTATTGTGACTGATGAAAATGGTGTTGAGCTTACTTTTGAAGTGAAAACGAAAGAAAGCTATCCGACGGATGAATCGCCGATCGAGAAAATATTTGGTCCGTCTGATAAAAGAAACCTGAACATCATCACCTGTACCGGTACATTTGACCGCGAGCAGCATTTATATCCGGACAGACTGGTCGTCTACACAGAACTCGTTTCTGAAGAAGAACCCACTGACCCGTTAAAAGTCACTGCAGCACCTGAGAACGTTGAATACGAAGCAGGCTCAGTGACATGGTACGCGGTCCGCAATGAAACAGTGATCGGCTACCGCGTCTATAAAAAGTCAGAACAGGATCCGCGCTTTGTACATGTCGCAAGCGTGTCAGCGCATGAGCGGAAAAACTATTATGATCCGGATGCCGCTGCAGGTGACCAGTATTATGTCACTGCTGTGAATTTGAAAAATAAAGAGTCAGCTCCATCGAAAAAGGTAGAGGGGAATTGAGTGTGACCGCAAAGCGCCGGGGGTGCTTTGCGGTTTTTTGAATGTGAAGATAATAGGGGAATTTAGCGGTCGGATGGGATAGGTCAAAAGTTACTATTCCATGAACCAACGCGATTATTCTACGAACATCAGCTGATATTCCACGAACAACCGCATTTTTCTACGAACCGAACCCGCCGCTCCAATCAACTCACTTCTCCAAATAAGAAAGCCCCTCATTCACAAAACTGTTAATCAGCACTGCGAGCTCCTGAGACGGCTGATCGAGATCATTTGCCAACCATTCTTTAATCACGTGAATGGCACCACTCACAACAAATGTGCTTAAGTATTTAGATTCCGCCTGCCGGATCCCATTGTCATTCATCAGATTATTCATCATATAAAGTCGGGTGAGTTCCATCACTTTTTTCTCAAATGCTGAAGAGCCGTTTTGACTGAGCAGCGCCTGGATAATATCTTTATGCTCAATCATATAGTCGAGGATCTTCTCAGTAATCTTCAATGCTTCTTCATCAAGCTCTGTTGTGTATCGCTGCAGGTACCGTCTCATATCCTCAACAATTTCCTCTTCAATTTTATGTAACAAATCAAAGTGATCCTGGTAATGTGTGTAAAAGGTGGAGCGGTTAATATTCGCGATTGCACAGATTTCTTTTACAGTCACGGATGAAATCGGCTTTGATCCAAGCAGCTGGATTAAGCTGTCCTTCAATACTTTACGCGTATACTTTTTACGGTGATCGAGTTTTTCAGTCATCCAAATGACACTCCTTATGTTAAAGCTTTGTGAATATCCAACACTTAATAGACGTTGTGTTGGATAACTGACAGAACGAAACAGACTGTCTGTTGAATACCCAACACGGTGTCAATATAATATTAGAGTGTATGAAAGTGCTGCGCAAGAGAGGATGACGCTTTATCGACTGGACGTCACAGGTAATAAAACATAAAAAAAGTATTGTAATCATCTTTTTTATACTGACGATTGTGAGTGCGGCAGCCCAGTTTGCTGTCTCAGTGAATTACAATATGGCAGATTATCTGCCGGATGATGCACCGTCCATCGAGGCTGTGGACATCATGCAGGAAGAATTCGATGAGCCGATGCCAAATGCAAATGTGATGATTAAAGATGTAACCATTGCTGAGGCGCTGGATATAAAAGAACAGTTAGCAGAGATTGACGGGATCTCAAGCGTCACCTGGCTTGATGATGTGATGGATCTGACGGTTCCGCTTGAAATGGCGGATGAAGAGATGCTGTCATCCTATTATCAGGACGGAGCGGCCCTCATTTCTGTCACGATTGAAGAGGAACAGGAAGTTGCTGTTACGAATGAAATTTATGACCTGATCGGCGATGAAAATGCGCTGACAGGTGAAGCAGTAACGACGGCGGTTTCCCAGCAGATGGCTGGAGACGAGTCTATGTATGCTGCGCTGCTGCTCGTTCCAATCATTATCATCATTCTGATTTTATCCACGAATTCATGGATTGAACCGGTCTTCTTTTTAACTGCGATCGGAGTATCAATTCTGATTAACCTTGGAACAAATATTTTTCTCGGGGAAGTTTCATTTATTACACAGTCAGTTGCCCCGATTCTCCAGCTCGCCGTATCGCTGGATTATGCAATTTTTTTACTCCACAGCTTTGCTGATTACCGTAAAAAGGTTGATGATCCAACGACAGCAATGAAGCTTGCGATGAAGCGCTCTTTCCCGGCGATTATTGCAAGTGCCTCAACAACCTTCTTCGGGTTTATGGCGCTGACTTTTATGGAGTTTGGGATCGGATCAGATTTAGGTGTGAATCTTGTAAAAGGAATTCTGCTCAGCTTTATCAGTGTCATTATTTTCTTACCGGCGCTGACGCTAATGTTTTATAAATGGATTGATAAGACGAAGCACCGTCAGTTCATTCCTGATTTTAAGGGTGTCGGTACACGAGTCATGAAGCTTCGTATCCCGAGTTTAATCTTAGTGATGTTGCTGATTGTGCCGGCCTTTTTGGCACAGAGCAATACAACGTTCATCTATGGAGCGGGGGAGCACCCTGACAACACGCGTGCGGGGCAGGATGCGATAGCAACAGAAGAGGTATTCGGAAAGGAAACCCCAATGGTGCTACTTGTTCCTGCAGAGGACCGCGGAACAGAGGAGGAGCTGGTGCGGGAGCTTGAGACGCTCGACAATATTTCCGGCATCATGTCTTATGTGAATGTGGCCGGTGCAGCGGTCCCGCCTGAATATCTGGATGAATCAGTCACCGACCAGTTCTACTCAGAGAACTATGCGAGGATTACGATTTTTGCTGAGACGGAAACGGAAGGGGATGCAGCCTTTACACTAATCGAAGAGGTAAAGGAAACAGCAGACAGTTACTATGATGACACACATCTGCTTGGTGAGAGTGTCACGCTGTATGATATGAGAGAGATTGTTCAAAAGGATAATACGTTTGTGAATATCATGACAGTGGTGACAGTCGGACTTGTCCTGCTGCTGACATTCCGTTCTATATCCATTCCGGTTGTGCTGCTGATTACGATTCAGGCGTCTGTCTGGATTAACCTGGCGATTCCGTATTTTACGGATGCACCGCTCGTCTATATCGGCTACCTGCTGATCAGTACAATTCAGCTTGCTGCAACGGTGGATTACGGCATTCTTTTCACAGAGAATTATTATAAGCTCCGGAAGGAAATGACGGCGCTTGAAGCGATCAAAAAGACGATTGATGATAAGCTGTTTGCGATCTTTGTGTCAGCTTCCATCCTCTCAAGTGTCGGCTTCATTCTCTGGATCACCTCAACAAACCCGGTTGTCTCATCAATCGGATTGCTGCTCGGACGCGGGGCACTGTTAGCCTTTATCATGGTTGTCTTTGTACTGCCGGCACTGCTGGTGGTTTTCGATAAAGTCATTGAGAAAACAACGTGGAAAGCAAACTTTTTTAAGGGGAAATGACAATGAAATTTAAACGAACAAGCGCAGGATTCGCAGCATTTCTGCTGACCATGCCAACCCTTCTAGTCTCGGCGGAAACGCAGAATACTGTTGAAGACAATGAACAGGCAGGAGAAGGCGCTTTTGATAAAAAGACAGAAGTCGTCTATGCGACCCTGGACGCTGCTGGGGAGCAAAAGGACCTTTATGTCGTCAATAACTTTACCGTAAGCGAATTCGGGGAAATCACGGATTATGGTGATTATACAAGCATACAAAACCTGACTGACCTGACTCCGATTGAGCAGCAGGAACGGGAGATTACACTGAACGCACAGGAAGAGGAGTTTTACTACCAGGGAAATCTTGAGAACCGCGCACTGCCATGGGATTTTGATATCAGCTACACGTTAAATGGTGAAGCAGCAGATGCTGACTCATTAATTGGTCAGGACGGGGAACTCAACATTCAAATCGATTCCTCAAAAAATGCTGATGGTGAAGCACTCTTTTTCAACAACTACATGCTCCAGATCACGCTGACATTGGATGCTGATCGCTTTAAAAATATTGAAGCACCTGATGGAACGATTGCAACTGCCGGTAAAAACAGGCAGGTGACGTTTACCGTATTGCCTGAAAAAGATGAAAGCTATCAGGTGAGTGCGGAAGTAACGGATCTTGAGATGGAGGCCATTGAAATTGCTGCGGTTCCATCATCCATGTCCATTGATGCGCCTGATACAGCTGAAGTCAAAAAGGAAATGACGTCACTCTCTGATGCGACAGCTGAAGTGAATAATGGGGTTGGCGAGCTGCAGTCCGGCATTGCTGAACTGAATGACGGAACAGCAAGCCTGTATGACGGCTCTGCACAATTCCGGGATGGGATCAGCCAGCTTTCACAAAATGCAGGCGGACTGAACGAAGGATCTGCTTCGATTCAACAGGCGATAAATCAGATGAGTGAATCCGTCGGAGCAGGCATTGACGACGTTGATACAAGCCAGTTCAGTGAGCTGCCGGGTGCATTCAGACAAATTGCCGGGGGACTTGAAGAAGTGGAAAGCGGGATGACAGACTTGAGCGGAAGCTATGAGCAGGCTTACCACGCATTTGATCAGGCGATCGCAGCAGTTCCTGAACATCAGGTCAGTGAAGAGGAAATCGCAGCGCTTTATGAAAGTGGAGCAGATGAAGCAACAATTAATAAGCTTGTTGAAAGCTATCAGTCATCACTTGCTGTAAAAGAAACCTATAGACAAACGCAGGAAGCCTTTGCAGCCGTACCAGGTGCACTTTCGGGAAGCACTGGCGCTTTAAGGGAAATGAGCAGTCAACTGTATTCAATTGCTGACCAGCTTGAAAACGGTCTGGCTGCAACCAATATGGATGAATCCTTAGGTCAACTGCAGCAGGGTTTAGCAACGCTTGCTTCAAACTACTCAGAGTTCCATTCAGGACTGACTGAATATACCGGAGGCGTCAGTGACCTTGCAGGTTCATATGGCGAACTTCATAGCGGAATCGGCGGACTGACAGGCGGTACAGAGAAGCTTGAAACCGGAGCTGGCGCGTTATACAGCGGCACTTCAGAACTTGCATCAGCAACAAGCGAACTACCTGACCAGCTGCAGGAAGAAATTGATGCGATGCTGAGTGAATTTGATAAATCCGATTTCGAGCCGGTTTCTTTTGTATCTGACCAGAATGAAGATGTTGAATCTGTCCAGTTCGTCATTAAAACAGACAGCCTGAAGAAGGAAGATGCAGATGAGACGGAAGAGGAAGCTGAGGAAGAGAAGAGCTTCTGGGACCGTTTGGTAGATTTGTTCAAATAATATCACAGGCCTATCTGACAAAATCAGATAGGCCTGTTTTAATCAGTATGGTTAATAAAGGCTAATGCAGTTTTTACATTGCTGAATGTAGTAAGAGATTTCATATCTGCCTTTAAAGCAGTCATTTTTTGAGCAAGTGAGGGCTGGATGCCTGTAAATATAGCACTTGTGCCGGTGATCGATATCAATCTCTCGAGATCAAACAGGTGATTGACTGCAATCTCATCAATTTCCACGAGACCCGACAAATCAATAATCAGATAATTGTCAGTCGTGTTTTGAAGATAGATCATGACATTATCAATCAGCATGTGGTATCGGCGCTCGTTTAATTGACCAATCATTGGTAGAACAGAGGCTGTATCACTGACGGGAACAATAGGGGTAGACATTTGCTCCATTTCCTTCACATTAGCCTTAAGCTGATCTTTTTGCTGCATATTTTCAGTGATATCTTTCTGAACACCGACAAAATAGACTTTGTTATCTAAATACAACGGATCTATAAATAACTCATTCCAGAAAATTTTATTCCCTTTCGTGTAATTCAGGATTTGCACATTTACAGATTCACCGGCTTTTATCCCATCTCTCAGCTTTCCAATCGTTGCTGAATCAGTTTTTTCACCCTGGAGAAAACGGCAGTTCTGTCCAAGCACCTCTTCTTTACTGTAGCCTGTCATATCCAAAAAACCTTTATTCGTATAAATAATCGGATTGTCAGGCAGTGAGGAATCTGTAATGATCAACCCTGCTCTGGTGTAATCAAGTGCTGTTTCTATGAACCTTGCAAGTTCCTTGTTGTTTTCAGATAATATCAATCTCTTCACCTGCTTCATTATGATCCATTCAGTTCATATTATTGAACTAAATGCTGATAGAAAATATAATATGATAATTTTTACCCATTTTCCATTCTTTTTAACCTTTCGGGAACAAAAATAAATAATGAACGCTGAGTACCTTCACAGCAGCTTTTCAGTTTACATTAAGAACGTTTGTTCGTATAATGAAAGTACAAGGAGGAATGATCATGAAAGAGAAATTATTCCGCTACTGGCAGCAGGGTCTTACAGTTAAAATAATTTATATGAAAAGCGATGGCGTCTGTTCTGAGCGAAGAGTGCGGATCAGAAAGCTTGGGGAAGCTTCATTTACTGCTTACTGTCTGAAGAGAAGAGCTGTGCGTACTTTTCACTATGACCGTGTTCTGTCAATTAAACCAATGATAAAAAAGGAAAAACTGATTATCTGAGTATTTTTAAGAGTCCTCCCGTAAGCGGATGCTTCAAAAGGACTCTGCAATTACATATTACTGTTCTCTTTCTTCTTCGATTCTCCTGATCTCTTCATACCGCTGGCGCTGTCTGTAGCCATAGGTGGAAGACAGGACAACTTCTTCGTCTTCAAGGGCTGAACCGAGTGCGCCGATAATTGTGGCAATACTCGTTGCTGTCCAGGCAATATAGAAATAATTCACGTACCCGACATCCGGGGAAACCTCAGATTGCAGCAACCCCATTGGAATAAATAAAATCACCGCAAATGAAAATAAAACAAACAGCAGCAAGTAATAAAAACAAACAGACGTAAAGAGTGTCAGAAACGTTGAAGCATTATAAAGCTTCCTGAGATGTGATGCTTTTTCGGTGAACTGCTTTTTCTCCCACAGCTGATGCGCTGAGATAATCCAGAATACCATTGCAAGGATTGAGATGTTTGAAAGCAGGAACATCCTCCAGACGCTGTATTCATTGCTCAGCATCCACAAGGTCGGAAACACCAGTGCATAAGCGCCGGTTGTAAAAGCAAGCATAATGACTTTCTTGAATGATGAAAACATGACCCATGGCTTATTAGCACGGACCATACCGGTTAACAGACGCAAAGCACTGCCGGAGTATGAATTCACTTTAAATCTCACATCAATATTTTCTGTATCTTCAGGTGTTTCTCTTTTAATTGGTGATACTTTATCAAACCCTTTTCTGCCTAACAGCCTCTTTGGATTTCTTGTTTTTAGTTCTTTATCTTCTGTCTGATCCTTCTTTTCGAGCCTTTGTTCAGCTCTTCTCCGGCCCTCATCAGACGTTGTATAAAACATTTCATTTACAAGCTGCAGGATTGAATCCCTGACTCTGCGTGCAAGCGGAACTGCGCCAAGACCAGGCAGGCTGATTAAAGCAACACGCTCCTCTTCATATGCTTCTGCGATAATCGCTTTTTTACCCTGAAGCAGTGGAAGGTCTGTAATCGCTACTGTAAAATTCCATTTGTTCTCGTCTCTCAATGATAAAATGGCCCTCATCACTTCTTCAGACTGATCAGTGCCACCTGTTATAGAATCAATTGAGCAGTCTATTTTCCAGTGCCGATGATCATCAACATAATAATCCAGCAGTTCAGGCAGGTCAGCTTTCAGCGAATCAATTAATTCTTTTGGATATCCCGGTGCCGCGATCAAGCCTACTGTATAATCAGATCCGCTCATTTTCTCACCCCGCAAATTCTATGTATGTCTTACTTCTTTAACCTAAAATGAGGGTGTTAAAAACGCTCATTTCCAATTT
Proteins encoded:
- a CDS encoding copper amine oxidase — encoded protein: MTNKKLLKRIAAPVLGLSLIAPTTGLAAEEPTAITPASDLRSTLDQLLSEHYVLAVNAMVKDYNDAPDEEQAYAALEQNALDMTPAIESIYGAEGAQQFEDIFVNHNDYSPDFVEAAKSDDADLRAQAEAEVEEFTQEFGGFLATATEGNLPEEAAVEVLVAHEQDVISAFDSYVEGDYEAYFTHFMEGYDRMFDISKALSVAIVTQMPDNFEGSKADAPAADLRSTLNNLAAEHFALAAMSMQKGVSGAEDYDFATWAEDMHTDEFTAAIGSIYGEEGAAQFKELWTGEHINAQADLVSATVAGDEEGIAAAKESLSMFTEEFGMFLATATEGNLPEEAAVSSLKTHEDQVVKTFESYVAEDYQTSTDTFREGYAFMFGVGEALGDAIVKQMPDQFASDMPADMPNTGLGGAAEQQTPAAVWVAIATAMLAAAGFAVKKKTANQE
- a CDS encoding class F sortase: MKKKLFVLIAVVILLSVVSYQAIAMNQSKEEPQSASTDETQDLKEEIEEETAKQTKAVAHKGDEFVLLDSLKKRQTELEEQLKIQEEGINPARIQIPSLDIDTGVIPVGLLENGEMEVPEETDVTGWYNRGVQPGQTGNSVIAGHVDSKEGPAIFFYLKDIEPGAEIIVTDENGVELTFEVKTKESYPTDESPIEKIFGPSDKRNLNIITCTGTFDREQHLYPDRLVVYTELVSEEEPTDPLKVTAAPENVEYEAGSVTWYAVRNETVIGYRVYKKSEQDPRFVHVASVSAHERKNYYDPDAAAGDQYYVTAVNLKNKESAPSKKVEGN
- a CDS encoding TetR/AcrR family transcriptional regulator → MTEKLDHRKKYTRKVLKDSLIQLLGSKPISSVTVKEICAIANINRSTFYTHYQDHFDLLHKIEEEIVEDMRRYLQRYTTELDEEALKITEKILDYMIEHKDIIQALLSQNGSSAFEKKVMELTRLYMMNNLMNDNGIRQAESKYLSTFVVSGAIHVIKEWLANDLDQPSQELAVLINSFVNEGLSYLEK
- a CDS encoding efflux RND transporter permease subunit — its product is MADYLPDDAPSIEAVDIMQEEFDEPMPNANVMIKDVTIAEALDIKEQLAEIDGISSVTWLDDVMDLTVPLEMADEEMLSSYYQDGAALISVTIEEEQEVAVTNEIYDLIGDENALTGEAVTTAVSQQMAGDESMYAALLLVPIIIIILILSTNSWIEPVFFLTAIGVSILINLGTNIFLGEVSFITQSVAPILQLAVSLDYAIFLLHSFADYRKKVDDPTTAMKLAMKRSFPAIIASASTTFFGFMALTFMEFGIGSDLGVNLVKGILLSFISVIIFLPALTLMFYKWIDKTKHRQFIPDFKGVGTRVMKLRIPSLILVMLLIVPAFLAQSNTTFIYGAGEHPDNTRAGQDAIATEEVFGKETPMVLLVPAEDRGTEEELVRELETLDNISGIMSYVNVAGAAVPPEYLDESVTDQFYSENYARITIFAETETEGDAAFTLIEEVKETADSYYDDTHLLGESVTLYDMREIVQKDNTFVNIMTVVTVGLVLLLTFRSISIPVVLLITIQASVWINLAIPYFTDAPLVYIGYLLISTIQLAATVDYGILFTENYYKLRKEMTALEAIKKTIDDKLFAIFVSASILSSVGFILWITSTNPVVSSIGLLLGRGALLAFIMVVFVLPALLVVFDKVIEKTTWKANFFKGK
- a CDS encoding YhgE/Pip domain-containing protein, with protein sequence MKFKRTSAGFAAFLLTMPTLLVSAETQNTVEDNEQAGEGAFDKKTEVVYATLDAAGEQKDLYVVNNFTVSEFGEITDYGDYTSIQNLTDLTPIEQQEREITLNAQEEEFYYQGNLENRALPWDFDISYTLNGEAADADSLIGQDGELNIQIDSSKNADGEALFFNNYMLQITLTLDADRFKNIEAPDGTIATAGKNRQVTFTVLPEKDESYQVSAEVTDLEMEAIEIAAVPSSMSIDAPDTAEVKKEMTSLSDATAEVNNGVGELQSGIAELNDGTASLYDGSAQFRDGISQLSQNAGGLNEGSASIQQAINQMSESVGAGIDDVDTSQFSELPGAFRQIAGGLEEVESGMTDLSGSYEQAYHAFDQAIAAVPEHQVSEEEIAALYESGADEATINKLVESYQSSLAVKETYRQTQEAFAAVPGALSGSTGALREMSSQLYSIADQLENGLAATNMDESLGQLQQGLATLASNYSEFHSGLTEYTGGVSDLAGSYGELHSGIGGLTGGTEKLETGAGALYSGTSELASATSELPDQLQEEIDAMLSEFDKSDFEPVSFVSDQNEDVESVQFVIKTDSLKKEDADETEEEAEEEKSFWDRLVDLFK
- a CDS encoding PAS domain-containing protein, translated to MILSENNKELARFIETALDYTRAGLIITDSSLPDNPIIYTNKGFLDMTGYSKEEVLGQNCRFLQGEKTDSATIGKLRDGIKAGESVNVQILNYTKGNKIFWNELFIDPLYLDNKVYFVGVQKDITENMQQKDQLKANVKEMEQMSTPIVPVSDTASVLPMIGQLNERRYHMLIDNVMIYLQNTTDNYLIIDLSGLVEIDEIAVNHLFDLERLISITGTSAIFTGIQPSLAQKMTALKADMKSLTTFSNVKTALAFINHTD
- a CDS encoding transcriptional regulator; translation: MKEKLFRYWQQGLTVKIIYMKSDGVCSERRVRIRKLGEASFTAYCLKRRAVRTFHYDRVLSIKPMIKKEKLII